A genomic region of Oncorhynchus mykiss isolate Arlee chromosome 2, USDA_OmykA_1.1, whole genome shotgun sequence contains the following coding sequences:
- the LOC110538006 gene encoding uncharacterized protein LOC110538006 isoform X2 yields the protein MEEPPVVEAGTKSVMERLTQPVETVEQAVEIEEQPIVTESAAPEEWELGQPEDAQKETHVDDVAASDRKNIPPKKNRMEPLKMDMSRPPKMVMPLTSSQISLQCLECHIIFSDHKSKERHLKQSHPAEYEQCMLGDALFACYVCDRQFTNSSDLMLHQRAHTEKTPFKCPICGEAFSRSSELTLHKKLHFGLYGYTCADCGKPCKTLTLLKYHRRTHTGERPYVCKECGKRFSMSKALQKHALAHLPEGMKGDVGGITPQMKAQLKKNSGTAVVKLSCSVCKATFKTAKTRLHHMKHKHNLCVTASSSTTLAGQQVKLGQPIITQVPMGQPTFLHMEPLGPLHQVDNIDTEQIRKLIESLGNVRKVNQVVILGQVLPHGQSLDLQRLQGKREHLQFRFTQPHFIELRKIGGGETKSMGLEQAKPQCESLEPIITLEPVISDGQMETPLLSHTQEVTYAEHAGLKQTHEGEMIPQQLLGQTGQTVEEENTMIQTVSVEQVFCHSETVELGETTEQSQMVVLDVTPSLIPTLELEQTQTDQQGLMSASSLPTFLLEQTSGQNLMVQEGNISVPSLIPTVELKPRPLKTDQQEELSTSSLVPTVKFAQTPPGQTSQVGETATQMDTLQLEQIYSSIGQTQQTGIGQRRAVEKHLLENTENDQQHILENPCEGKSQEQLQTLIDKSASNNALNSRELQPCTPTSEIFPPPSETKAPQSSQLPVHLMSVQEFVKVRKRKQPNNSIVQGNMQQQMVELKGEAAKRPRAMKAHLVVKFGPKEKPKNQNKLPQPSKLLQKGDQIQDMNQMSLTTLPEKKLSLKVGKEKKVKKKNDISKSKIKSPSILCEPHVQQVLQVDEQVHQVKPRKKKVGKQKYVISETCSEQISAEPIREQEVIAPPKPKKKKQQTMAQEDQPKKTKGQKMSKMGRKKNKPNVKASPKTEDIPDPEIKQQSLLLLKGHKQPQLKVYKLDASKAPQGQTDLHQDTHPIHKKKGPKSKQLKMLAAGGKKKVGRPKKNHTALSVLAPLKTTSHSSDTSPTKPKTTRKRKAQKVETEGLISGSHSPRALECKDCGERFSDVSSLQQHKAALHAVESPGLTYTNGNIFEGVSGSDLGPPPLKVTEEVIENSLSQNTFGMQVASDWEVEMRGVGLGERGERVSFPTLNPSPSLPLAAVLVEGGQKEREKNMNKTSEGMESFSHMAPNSTLSYSPPQVQFTYLAKSDKVQPLLSENLSPPHLTPIAPLHSCHQTGDTKSESQSNMNDTADALIPTVSGFEHLGPIEDEIKEELLLEVDMVTVGDGDQNEGEHQSSPHKDSSQNEGSSLHENSTHENNSTHALSAHAQIENVNRTVITQNVQTKSCPSDPLEIKKEEEEIMVQRREVEKRGVGRRNYTRGRRRGVGRGRRGSATRKSLEGAGMREIEPEKEIDECQVVYQLYSLNNDTEIKDEADVTTRHPGQSSPISLQTEIRSISEQNMLTAPCPSGSCISPLEDLEDQVVFELESVTTSVVEVLKTEDGMVMKGVAGDQDDRDTGQSPGIILERFLTSRQSEAAVGENGVVLMVDLRGQEVKVEENTSDLVPVPHTSHARHTVEQRGVRMYLVKQENNLVLNDPQVSQGQSQLNVEHSSTRQCIFYPVKEERELLDEPSQSEQGVPALVVPGEAKLNHPMESLSTTNPAVEEYEVNRRAAKLRSEINEYGEGDLDFEQQDIEELVDFLLQNSDEVESEVVECSDPQPDPEDVVMACFHDSQNHASLHSNYIPNNLPTTESQAHSVSMGGSQAGTGYRKPIDYFSKYFGWDAWAEIARCTNKVSHLSNAVTAKEVAQFVGIHIAMGTLKFPSLKLYWQDFTRVPLVADTMSASRFSQLSCKLQLASPAPAGDPMDTQEAGHSGNPDRPKEGDPTCNPLRDLHTPANPTVGTTRGELDGSVHTLTHGHSQIQALSSLSVSAKSTTQTSTVPHSIWQRCGDMPSSQDCFSFKTDPLWRVRPLMDHVRAGCLMLRREGDHGVDQYPLPLTCRAVNNKRPSLHSTVLVRSDGLILDFNLSLDLSNKEATVEKMVPRDGMVYLCKQELSTPAMLEHLLGSGVHGAGKVGGAKGQMGDEFVSSDGRLMLHRYHLGFILSTVGKAQQNMASLVDSFEKAQKAASLNRDLLNLYHSPLSASAPTSWPQAVLWYLTDLALVNSWMQYRQDHVPLPEPLNLMAFRLEVSKALILSSGSDTQDSAPPHPPQKLQSPGTAPDPGLLQDSPLPDVATRYDGSGHWPEQLGEGEGGRCRFGGCERLSRVRCLKCCVFLCISRNHNCFLNFHSQGTF from the exons ATGGAGGAACCTCCAGTAGTGGAGGCAGGAACCAAGTCGGTCATGGAGCGCTTGACACAGCCAGTGGAGACAGTTGAACAAGCAGTAGAAATCGAGGAACAACCAATCGTTACAG AGTCTGCTGCTCCTGAAGAGTGGGAACTGGGCCAACCTGAGGATGCACAGAAGGAGACCCATGTGGATGACGTGGCCGCTAGTGACAGAAAAAATATTCCCCCCAAGAAGAACCGAATGGAGCCACTCAAGATGGACATGTCTAGGCCACCAAAAATGGTGATGCCTCTCACAT CTTCCCAGATCTCTCTGCAGTGCCTGGAGTGTCACATCATCTTCAGCGACCACAAGAGCAAAGAGCGCCACCTCAAGCAGAGTCACCCGGCAGAGTACGAGCAGTGCATGCTGGGGGATGCCCTGTTTGCCTGCTACGTCTGTGACCGCCAATTCACTAACTCCAGTGACCTCATGCTTCATCAGCGTGCACACACGGAAAAGACACCCTTCAAGTGCCCCATCTGTGGTGAGGCCTTCAGCCGTTCCTCTGAGCTCACCCTCCATAAGAAGCTTCACTTCGGCCTGTACGGATACACCTGCGCAGACTGTGGAAAACCCTGCAAGACACTCACCTTACTGAAGTATCACCGCCGCACGCACACAGGGGAGAGGCCCTATGTCTGTAAGGAGTGTGGCAAGAGGTTTAGTATGTCCAAGGCCCTCCAGAAACACGCACTAGCGCATTTACCGGAAGGAATGAAAGGAGACGTTGGAGGGATCACACCACAGATGAAGGCACAGCTAAAGAAGAATAGTG GCACTGCAGTGGTGAAATTGTCCTGCTCCGTGTGCAAGGCAACCTTCAAGACTGCCAAGACACGGCTGCATCACATGAAACACAAGCACAACCTGTGTGTTACAGCATCCAGCAGCACCACACTAGCTGGCCAACAGGTGAAGCTAGGTCAGCCCATCATAACCCAGGTTCCTATGGGCCAGCCAACCTTTCTCCACATGGAACCCCTTGGTCCCCTCCACCAGGTGGACAACATAGACACTGAACAAATCCGGAAACTAATAGAGTCTTTGGGGAACGTGCGCAAAGTGAACCAGGTGGTGATACTGGGACAGGTGCTGCCACACGGTCAATCATTGGATCTACAGCGgctacagggaaagagagagcattTGCAATTCCGTTTTACTCAACCACATTTTATAGAGCTGAGAAAGATTGGGGGTGGAGAGACTAAGTCAATGGGACTGGAGCAGGCAAAGCCACAATGTGAATCGCTGGAACCAATTATTACATTGGAACCTGTAATATCAGATGGACAAATGGAGACCCCATTACtttcacacacacaggaagttacATACGCTGAGCATGCTGGATTAAAACAAACACACGAAGGAGAGATGATTCCTCAGCAGTTACTTGGACAGACTGGTCAGACAGTTGAAGAAGAGAACACTATGATTCAGACTGTATCAGTGGAACAGGTGTTCTGTCACAGTGAAACAGTTGAGCTCGGGGAAACGACTGAACAAAGTCAAATGGTTGTGTTGGACGTCACTCCTTCACTGATACCAACTCTGGAATTGGAACAGACTCAAACCGATCAACAAGGACTTATGTCTGCTTCCTCATTACCAACATTTCTACTTGAACAGACTTCTGGACAGAATCTAATGGTTCAGGAGGGAAATATCTCTGTCCCGTCGCTCATACCAACAGTGGAGTTAAAGCCGAGGCCATTAAAAACTGACCAGCAGGAAGAACTCTCCACTTCCTCATTGGTACCAACAGTTAAGTTTGCACAAACTCCTCCTGGACAAACAAGCCAGGTAGGAGAGACAGCCACACAGATGGATACATTACAGTTAGAGCAGATCTATTCCAGTATTGGACAGACACAACAGACAGGAATAGGACAGCGAAGAGCAGTTGAGAAACATCTTCTAGAAAACACAGAGAATGACCAGCAGCACATTTTGGAAAATCCTTGCGAAGGAAAATCACAAGAGCAGTTGCAGACACTGATAGATAAGTCTGCTTCTAACAACGCACTGAACAGCAGAGAGCTACAACCTTGCACTCCGACGTCAGAAATATTCCCTCCGCCGTCCGAGACAAAGGCACCACAGAGTTCACAACTGCCTGTGCATTTGATGTCAGTACAAGAATTTGTAAAAGTGAGGAAGAGAAAGCAGCCAAATAACTCTATAGTGCAAGGAAATATGCAACAGCAGATGGTTGAGTTGAAAGGGGAGGCTGCCAAACGACCAAGAGCAATGAAAGCTCATCTTGTTGTGAAGTTTGGTCCTAAAGAGAAACCTAAAAACCAGAATAAGCTTCCACAACCATCTAAGTTGCTTCAGAAAGGAGACCAGATTCAGGATATGAACCAAATGTCTCTCACAACTCTACCTGAAAAGAAATTGTCCTTAAAGGTTGGTAAAGAAAAAAAGGTCAAGAAGAAAAATGATATTTCCAAGTCAAAAATCAAATCCCCATCCATATTGTGTGAACCACATGTGCAGCAAGTCTTGCAGGTAGACGAGCAGGTGCATCAAGTGAAGCCGAGGAAGAAGAAAGTAGGAAAGCAAAAGTATGTAATTAGTGAGACTTGTTCTGAGCAGATTAGCGCTGAACCGATTAGGGAGCAAGAGGTGATCGCTCCACCCAAGCCAAAAAAGAAAAAGCAGCAGACGATGGCGCAGGAGGACCAGCCTAAGAAAACAAAGGGGCAAAAGATGTCAAAAATGGGGAGAAAGAAAAATAAACCGAATGTGAAAGCAAGCCCCAAAACAGAAGATATTCCCGACCCTGAAATAAAGCAACAGTCCCTACTCCTACTGAAGGGTCACAAACAGCCCCAATTAAAAGTTTACAAATTAGATGCCTCAAAAGCCCCCCAAGGTCAAACAGATCTCCACCAAGACACCCATCCCATCCATAAGAAGAAAGGGCCAAAAAGCAAGCAATTAAAAATGCTAGCTGCTGGAGGGAAAAAAAAAGTAGGGAGACCCAAAAAGAACCACACAGCACTCTCTGTGTTGGCTCCTTTAAAGACTACGTCTCATTCTTCTGACACCTCTCCGACCAAGCCAAAGACCACCAGGAAACGTAAGGCCCAAAAAGTGGAGACAGAGGGGCTCATCAGTGGCTCTCATTCCCCGCGAGCCCTTGAATGTAAGGACTGTGGTGAGAGGTTCTCTGACGTCTCGTCCCTCCAGCAGCACAAGGCAGCCCTGCATGCAGTGGAGAGCCCTGGTCTCACCTACACTAACGGAAACATCTTTGAGGGCGTTTCTGGGTCAGATCTAGGCCCGCCTCCACTTAAAGTGACTGAGGAGGTCATTGAAAATTCATTGAGTCAAAACACGTTTGGAATGCAGGTAGCATCTGACTGGGAGGTGGAGATGAGAGGGGTAGGgttgggagaaagaggggagcgaGTCTCTTTCCCAACCCTAAAcccttccccctctctgcctctggctgctgtgcttgttgaaggtggacagaaggaaagagagaagaacATGAATAAAACCTCAGAGGGGATGGAATCATTTTCTCATATGGCACCAAATTCAACTCTTTCTTACTCCCCTCCACAAGTTCAATTCACTTATCTGGCCAAATCTGACAAGGTCCAACCCCTTCTGTCCGAGAATctttctcctcctcacctcacacCCATAGCCCCCCTCCATAGCTGTCACCAAACAGGGGACACTAAGTCAGAGAGTCAGAGCAATATGAATGACACTGCTGATGCTCTCATACCTACCGTTTCTGGATTTGAGCACCTAGGGCCTATTGAGGATGAAATTAAAGAGGAGTTACTACTTGAGGTGGATATGGTCACTGTTGGGGATGGGGACCAAAATGAGGGGGAACACCAGAGCTCACCGCATAAAGACAGTTCACAAAATGAGGGATCCAGCCTTCATGAAAACAGCACTCATGAAAACAATAGCACTCATGCACTATCTGCACATGCTCAGATTGAAAATGTGAATAGAACtgtaataacacaaaatgtaCAGACCAAATCCTGCCCCTCTGACCCGCTGGAGAtcaagaaagaggaggaggagattatGGTGCAGAGAAGAGAAGTGGAAAAGAGGGGAGTGGGTAGAAGGAATTACACCaggggcaggagaagaggagtTGGACGTGGGAGGAGAGGTTCAGCCACAAGGAAGAGTCTAGAAGGAGCGGGTATGAGAGAAATTGAACCAGAGAAAGAAATTGATGAATGTCAGGTAGTCTACCAGCTGTATTCACTCAATAATGATACTGAAATCAAGGATGAAGCAGACGTCACTACTCGCCATCCTGGTCAGTCATCTCCCATCAGTTTACAGACCGAGATCAGATCTATCTCTGAGCAAAACATGCTAACCGCTCCATGTCCATCTGGATCCTGCATCTCACCGCTTGAGGATCTTGAGGACCAGGTAGTGTTTGAGCTAGAGTCAGTCACCACcagtgtagtggaggtgttgAAGACCGAAGATGGGATGGTGATGAAAGGAGTAGCAGGGGACCAGGACGACAGGGACACTGGCCAATCCCCAGGCATCATACTGGAGAGGTTCCTCACCTCAAGGCAGAGCGAGGCAGCAGTGGGGGAGAATGGAGTGGTGCTCATGGTAGACTTGAGAGGTCAGGAGGTCAAGGTGGAGGAGAACACCTCAGATTTGGTTCCTGTGCCACACACTTCTCATGCCAGACACACAGTGGAGCAGAGGGGGGTCAGGATGTATCTGGTGAAGCAGGAAAACAACCTGGTTTTGAATGACCcccaggttagtcaaggtcaatCCCAATTGAATGTGGAGCACAGCAGTACCAGGCAGTGCATATTCTACCCcgtgaaggaggagagggagcttCTGGATGAGCCATCTCAAAGTGAGCAGGGAGTACCAGCGCTGGTGGTGCCTGGAGAGGCCAAACTCAACCATCCAATGGAGAGTCTATCCACTACCAACCCTGCAGTAGAGGAGTATGAGGTGAACAGGAGAGCAGCAAAGTTGAGATCTGAGATCAATGAGTATGGAGAAG GTGACCTAGACTTTGAGCAGCAAGACATCGAAGAGCTTGTTGATTTCCTACTTCAGAATTCTGACGAAGTGGAGTCCGAGGTTGTTGAATGTTCTGACCCGCAGCCTGACCCCGAGGATGTAGTTATGGCCTGTTTCCATGACAGCCAAAACCATGCCTCACTGCATTCAAATTATATACCAAACAA CTTGCCAACCACAGAAAGCCAGGCTCATTCAGTATCTATGGGAGGGTCCCAGGCAGGGACTGGCTACAGGAAACCCATTGATTACTTCTCCAAGTATTTTGGTTGGGACGCTTGGGCAGAGATTGCCCGTTGCACAAATAAAGTGTCCCATCTTTCGAACGCAGTAACAGCAAAAGAGGTGGCCCAGTTTGTCGGAATCCACATTGCCATGGGAACATTGAAG tTCCCCAGTCTCAAGCTGTACTGGCAGGACTTCACCAGGGTGCCTCTGGTTGCTGACACCATGTCTGCCTCCcgcttctcccaactctcctgcAAACTGCAACTGGCATCTCCAGCGCCAGCAGGGGATCCCATGGACACCCAGGAAGCTGGACACAGTGGTAATCCAGACAGGCCTAAGGAGGGAGACCCCACATGCAACCCTCTCAGAGATTTACACACCCCAGCTAACCCAACAGTTGGCACAACTAGAGGTGAACTGGATGGCAGTGTCCACACACTTACACACGGCCACAGTCAAATACAAGCTCTTAGCTCCTTGTCTGTGTCTGCAAAATCCACAACCCAGACGTCCACAGTCCCTCACAGCATTTGGCAGAGGTGTGGGGACATGCCATCCAGCCAGGACTGTTTTAGTTTTAAAACTGACCCCCTTTGGAGGGTTAGACCGTTAATGGACCACGTTCGGGCCGGATGCCTGATGCTGAGAAGAGAGGGTGACCATGGAGTCGATCAATACCCTCTCCCTTTGACGTGTAGAGCGGTCAACAACAAGCGGCCCTCCTTGCACAGCACTGTCTTAGTTAGATCTGACGGTCTGATCCTAGATTTCAACCTTAGTCTGGATCTCTCCAACAAAGAGGCCACAGTTGAGAAAATGGTGCCCagagatgggatggtgtatctctGCAAGCAGGAGCTCTCTACCCCTGCCATGTTGGAGCACCTCCTTGGGTCTGGGGTGCATGGTGCGGGAAAGGTGGGAGGAGCCAAAGGACAGATGGGTGATGAGTTTGTTAGCTCTGACGGGCGGCTGATGCTACACAGGTACCATCTCGGCTTCATCCTCTCTACGGTAGGGAAGGCCCAGCAGAACATGGCATCGCTCGTCGACAGCTTCGAGAAGGCTCAAAAAGCAGCCAGCCTCAATAGAGACTTATTGAATCTCTACCATTCCCCACTCTCAGCCTCAGCACCAACTAGCTGGCCACAGGCTGTTCTGTGGTACCTTACAGATCTGGCTCTGGTAAACTCATGGATGCAGTACAGGCAGGATCATGTTCCTCTGCCTGAGCCTTTGAACCTCATGGCATTCAGGCTAGAGGTCTCCAAGGCCTTGATCCTCTCTAGTGGCTCAGACACCCAGGACTCAGCCCCTCCGCACCCCCCTCAGAAATTACAGTCCCCGGGCACAGCCCCAGATCCTGGCCTGTTACAGGATAGTCCTCTCCCTGACGTGGCCACGCGGTACGACGGTTCGGGCCACTGGCCGGAGCAGCTTGGGGAGGGAGAAGGTGGCAGGTGCCGCTTCGGAGGCTGTGAGCGACTGTCTCGAGTACGATGCCTCAAGTGTTGCgtgtttctctgtatctctcgtaACCACAACTGCTTCTTGAATTTCCACAGTCAAGGGACTTTTTGA